A DNA window from Enterobacter cloacae subsp. cloacae ATCC 13047 contains the following coding sequences:
- a CDS encoding HNH endonuclease, whose protein sequence is MIELPDLPKHLPKAEVPDGRFSRPKNKITKAQRAELRMKFGGRCAYCGCFLPEKGWHADHVEPVRRDFEYVLAPVGSGVTHVARNTGKVLHPDLHTIENLFPACAPCNLFKGAFSVEGMRKEISQQVERARTYSVNFRTAERFGLVEIVDKPVVFWFEHDVAP, encoded by the coding sequence ATGATTGAACTGCCTGATTTGCCGAAGCACCTGCCTAAAGCGGAAGTTCCGGACGGTCGTTTCTCCAGGCCAAAGAACAAAATCACAAAAGCGCAGCGGGCAGAGCTGCGCATGAAGTTCGGCGGGCGCTGTGCGTATTGTGGCTGCTTTCTCCCTGAAAAAGGCTGGCATGCAGATCACGTTGAACCTGTGCGCCGCGATTTTGAATATGTGCTGGCACCAGTTGGAAGCGGAGTAACGCATGTTGCCAGAAACACTGGTAAAGTCTTGCATCCAGATCTGCACACAATAGAAAACCTGTTTCCCGCCTGCGCACCGTGCAACCTGTTCAAGGGGGCATTTAGCGTTGAAGGAATGAGAAAAGAAATCAGCCAGCAGGTAGAGCGCGCCCGAACATATAGCGTCAATTTCCGCACCGCAGAGCGCTTTGGCCTGGTAGAGATCGTCGATAAGCCGGTGGTGTTCTGGTTTGAACATGATGTAGCCCCCTGA
- a CDS encoding macro domain-containing protein yields MTLTVLPGDLFEQEADCLINAWNMNFIPWWLLWPKGVSGRLKQLAGPEPFRQLARTGVMRPGTVCLTDGGKLKTPIIHAAALNMFWCSSESIVHCCTDAALNLAAVKGFHSVAFPLLGSGIGGLTPSLSLEAMTRAIEINPYSKTLDIKIITYRKGDAV; encoded by the coding sequence ATGACACTTACCGTCCTGCCAGGTGATCTCTTCGAACAGGAAGCTGATTGTCTGATCAATGCCTGGAATATGAATTTTATACCCTGGTGGCTGCTCTGGCCTAAGGGGGTCTCCGGCAGACTGAAACAGCTGGCAGGGCCGGAGCCGTTCCGACAACTCGCCCGAACAGGTGTGATGCGCCCGGGAACGGTCTGCCTGACTGATGGCGGTAAACTTAAAACACCCATCATTCATGCAGCCGCACTGAATATGTTCTGGTGCAGCTCGGAATCAATCGTCCATTGCTGCACAGATGCGGCCCTGAACCTCGCCGCCGTGAAGGGATTTCACTCTGTTGCTTTTCCTTTACTGGGAAGCGGTATCGGTGGACTTACTCCATCACTCAGCCTGGAGGCGATGACCCGTGCGATTGAAATCAACCCGTACAGCAAAACTCTCGATATCAAAATCATAACCTACAGAAAAGGCGATGCAGTATGA
- a CDS encoding conjugal transfer protein TraF gives MITRCISVALLVSAVPSVYAATGWMEARGDAMGGTGVASAHYGTAALSNPALLTHFGPTDYFSLVLPSVGAQVSDPDNTVDKADDVKDLWDRFDAAADSQSGVSESAAALKNKLQDLKDTHANGQVGASVVATVPNQTLPFAVVVKSWGTVSVEGKVSDHDLDYLDKVADGDIPPSAVDKNSLTSKAYGRAAVITDVGVAMAHEFETAGQRWSLGITPKYQRIDLFNYNVSVRDFDKSDIHSGDYRNTKTGFNADLGLATDLTDNWTLGLAVLNVIPRSVETKPVNGSTGTFKVKPQATAGAAWHSGFITTALDVDLTEASRFDTDKKRQFASAGVELNAWSWMQVRAGYRQNIISNDGSAFTAGLGFSPFDVVHLDITGIAGTDRTYGAVAQMQFTF, from the coding sequence ATGATTACACGCTGCATTTCTGTTGCCCTGCTGGTTTCTGCGGTGCCGTCAGTCTATGCAGCCACAGGCTGGATGGAAGCACGGGGGGACGCAATGGGGGGCACCGGCGTGGCATCAGCACACTACGGTACCGCGGCGCTGTCCAACCCGGCGCTGTTGACGCATTTTGGACCAACCGATTATTTCAGCCTGGTGCTGCCGTCTGTCGGCGCGCAAGTCTCTGATCCCGATAACACGGTGGACAAAGCGGATGATGTGAAAGACCTGTGGGACCGTTTTGATGCAGCCGCCGACAGCCAGTCCGGTGTCAGCGAAAGCGCAGCGGCACTTAAAAATAAACTGCAGGATCTGAAAGATACTCATGCCAATGGTCAGGTCGGTGCCTCTGTAGTGGCAACCGTGCCAAATCAGACCCTGCCTTTTGCGGTAGTCGTGAAGTCCTGGGGGACAGTGTCTGTTGAGGGTAAAGTCAGTGACCATGACCTGGATTATCTCGATAAGGTGGCTGATGGCGACATCCCTCCATCCGCTGTAGACAAGAATTCCCTGACCTCGAAAGCTTATGGCCGTGCAGCCGTTATCACCGATGTCGGGGTAGCAATGGCACATGAGTTTGAAACTGCCGGTCAGAGATGGTCCCTGGGCATCACCCCGAAATATCAGCGTATTGACCTGTTTAACTACAATGTCTCCGTTCGCGATTTCGATAAGAGCGATATCCATTCCGGCGATTACCGCAACACAAAAACGGGTTTTAACGCTGACCTGGGACTGGCAACGGATCTGACTGACAACTGGACTCTGGGTCTGGCAGTCCTGAACGTCATTCCCCGTTCCGTTGAGACCAAACCGGTAAATGGCTCGACCGGGACATTCAAAGTTAAGCCGCAGGCTACGGCCGGAGCTGCATGGCACAGCGGTTTTATCACAACGGCGCTCGATGTCGACCTGACTGAAGCCAGCCGTTTCGATACCGACAAAAAGCGTCAGTTTGCAAGCGCTGGCGTCGAGCTGAATGCGTGGAGCTGGATGCAGGTTCGTGCAGGTTACCGCCAGAACATCATTTCGAACGATGGCTCCGCCTTCACGGCCGGGCTCGGTTTCTCGCCTTTTGATGTGGTCCATCTGGACATCACGGGCATTGCCGGCACCGATCGTACCTACGGTGCAGTCGCCCAGATGCAGTTCACCTTCTGA
- a CDS encoding TraI domain-containing protein translates to MVRGLNWLTGRSRQEKRPGERLPAGATPSRTVADDGWRPAQTGRSLLQADEYRRLIRVLTENSPLSQQVTEAWWLRPLEEMAGRVQACPGAWSGPFSGPGGFNELSLNVATRAVRLVRGMMLPPGATPEEQAEQMPGWVCAAYWAGLFHHLPWLMQVEGALKSGRVWYPGLSVPGEPWRVRPAGEPPGATGSVYVAFRLLPEAALLWLQRWPVLSDTLLLFLSGRRAEAGILNSIVNDALRSCGLSDTAVMSGQPPDPVSLVTVVPVTGHTFPKLYETDSIPLSSNDNSPDVSVPIKTGDMTYSFSQDGEKTSVNTVPSALVLESALSTHEPLLSAENDISRDEEGGAQVSTENLLSLLDLMAEGKSSVVTENVPADSADSPPATELPPGTHPSHEEGMDKEEQAGALFLEWVRDSVEDGTLSVNEKDSILHVLAQFVFMVSPACFYRHTSTAEGSVTDKDRLQKSFEALNVHHSRNGKGLFHYHQYDTPDKSGRFTKVSGYMINADIIFKKGSCLTDSIWLSAKK, encoded by the coding sequence ATGGTGCGTGGACTTAACTGGTTAACAGGCAGGAGCAGACAGGAAAAACGGCCCGGAGAGAGGCTACCGGCGGGTGCCACGCCGTCCCGGACTGTTGCTGATGATGGCTGGCGCCCTGCTCAGACGGGCAGATCACTGCTGCAGGCAGACGAATACCGTCGCCTTATCCGGGTGCTGACAGAGAACAGCCCGCTGTCGCAGCAGGTCACGGAAGCTTGGTGGCTCAGGCCACTGGAGGAGATGGCGGGACGGGTGCAGGCCTGCCCGGGGGCCTGGTCTGGGCCGTTCTCCGGACCGGGAGGGTTTAATGAACTCAGCCTGAACGTAGCCACACGTGCGGTGAGGCTGGTACGTGGCATGATGCTGCCACCGGGTGCCACGCCTGAAGAGCAGGCAGAGCAGATGCCCGGCTGGGTCTGTGCAGCGTACTGGGCCGGGCTGTTCCATCACCTGCCCTGGCTGATGCAGGTGGAGGGGGCGCTGAAAAGCGGACGTGTCTGGTATCCGGGGCTGAGTGTGCCCGGAGAACCGTGGCGGGTCAGGCCGGCCGGTGAACCTCCGGGGGCGACGGGCAGTGTATATGTGGCGTTCAGGCTCCTGCCTGAGGCCGCTCTGCTGTGGCTTCAGCGCTGGCCTGTGCTGTCTGATACGCTGCTGCTGTTTCTTTCCGGACGTCGTGCGGAAGCCGGGATTCTGAACAGTATTGTGAACGATGCGCTGCGCAGCTGCGGTCTCTCTGATACGGCCGTTATGTCCGGGCAGCCACCAGACCCGGTCTCCCTTGTGACAGTTGTGCCTGTCACTGGTCATACCTTCCCTAAATTATATGAGACTGATTCTATCCCATTGTCCAGTAACGATAATTCTCCGGATGTTTCAGTGCCAATTAAAACCGGAGATATGACCTACAGTTTCAGTCAGGACGGAGAGAAAACGTCCGTTAATACTGTCCCTTCAGCACTGGTACTGGAATCAGCACTTTCAACACATGAACCGCTGCTTTCAGCAGAAAATGATATCAGCAGGGATGAGGAAGGTGGGGCGCAGGTATCCACGGAGAACCTGCTGTCATTGCTGGACCTGATGGCAGAAGGGAAAAGCTCTGTGGTAACGGAAAATGTACCTGCAGATAGTGCTGATAGCCCTCCGGCCACGGAGCTTCCGCCCGGTACGCACCCTTCGCATGAGGAGGGGATGGACAAGGAAGAGCAGGCCGGCGCGTTATTTCTGGAGTGGGTCAGGGACAGCGTTGAGGACGGCACGCTCAGCGTCAATGAAAAGGACAGCATTCTGCACGTTCTGGCGCAGTTTGTATTCATGGTGTCACCGGCCTGTTTTTACCGTCACACCTCTACAGCGGAAGGGAGTGTTACCGACAAGGACAGGCTGCAGAAAAGTTTTGAGGCGCTGAACGTACACCATTCACGAAATGGTAAGGGGTTATTCCATTACCATCAATACGACACGCCGGATAAAAGCGGTCGTTTTACCAAAGTGTCAGGCTACATGATTAACGCTGACATTATTTTTAAAAAAGGGAGCTGTCTCACGGACAGTATATGGCTTTCAGCGAAGAAATAA
- a CDS encoding tyrosine-type recombinase/integrase translates to MADIVTFEKILDDYFFNKVLRRATEWSYRKVVRTFLEFYGEDILPENVTRMDVLKWRRYVLNEQMSSKRTWNNKVAHMRAVFNHAITNKLISARENPFNQVIVKPDIKRKKTLSGEQMKKIDLIMERKIELEQMGVHDPRPNALEPAWFWMTVIETLKFTGMRQNQLLHIRLCDVDLKLGIIELQAEGSKNHREHRVPITARLRPRLEQLYLMSVQKGSKKGEQLFNINRFTPKKKRIIRAKNMDHLPMRAFFRRLSRECQCDISPHRFRHTIATDLMKRPERSLNDVQMLLGHSSVAVTLEYVEANMDNLRRNLEAAYAA, encoded by the coding sequence ATGGCAGACATTGTGACGTTTGAAAAAATTCTCGATGACTATTTTTTTAATAAAGTTCTTCGTCGTGCAACAGAATGGAGTTACCGAAAGGTGGTGAGAACTTTCCTTGAATTTTACGGAGAAGATATTCTTCCGGAAAATGTGACGCGAATGGATGTTCTGAAATGGAGACGGTATGTTCTGAATGAACAGATGTCCAGTAAGCGGACATGGAATAACAAGGTTGCCCACATGCGGGCAGTATTTAATCATGCCATCACGAATAAACTTATTTCAGCCAGAGAGAATCCTTTTAACCAGGTGATTGTTAAACCCGATATTAAACGAAAAAAAACACTATCCGGGGAGCAGATGAAGAAAATTGATTTAATCATGGAAAGGAAAATTGAGCTGGAGCAGATGGGCGTTCACGATCCGCGGCCAAATGCCCTTGAACCCGCCTGGTTCTGGATGACGGTCATTGAGACACTGAAGTTCACCGGTATGCGCCAGAATCAGCTGCTGCATATACGACTTTGTGATGTGGACCTGAAACTGGGCATCATTGAATTACAGGCTGAAGGTTCTAAAAACCACCGGGAGCATCGCGTGCCGATCACAGCGCGGCTGAGACCGCGTCTTGAGCAACTGTATCTTATGTCTGTACAGAAGGGATCCAAAAAAGGGGAGCAGTTATTCAACATCAACCGGTTTACACCCAAAAAGAAAAGAATTATTCGGGCTAAAAACATGGATCACCTACCGATGAGGGCCTTCTTCAGAAGACTGTCCAGGGAGTGTCAGTGTGATATCAGCCCGCACCGGTTCAGGCATACGATAGCCACAGACCTGATGAAACGCCCGGAGAGAAGCCTGAATGATGTCCAGATGCTGCTCGGTCATTCCAGCGTAGCGGTGACCCTGGAATATGTGGAAGCAAACATGGATAACCTGAGGCGAAATCTTGAAGCCGCATATGCAGCTTAG
- a CDS encoding transcriptional regulator, with amino-acid sequence MQREDVLGQALQLLEIQGIASTTLEMVADRIDYPLDELTRFWPDKEALLYDALRYLSQQVDIWRRQLMLNEELTAEQKLLARYTALTECVSNNRYPGCLFIAACTYYPDPGHPIHQLADQQKRAAHDFTHELLTTLEVDDPAMVAKQMELVLEGCLSRMLVNRSQADVDTAHRLAEDILRFAQCRMGGALT; translated from the coding sequence GTGCAACGCGAAGACGTACTGGGACAAGCCCTGCAATTACTTGAGATTCAAGGGATCGCCAGCACCACGCTTGAGATGGTAGCCGACCGTATCGATTACCCTCTGGATGAGCTTACGCGCTTCTGGCCCGATAAAGAGGCGCTGCTTTATGATGCCCTGCGCTACCTCAGCCAGCAGGTTGATATCTGGCGCAGGCAGCTGATGTTGAATGAAGAACTGACCGCCGAACAGAAGCTGCTGGCGCGCTATACCGCGCTGACGGAATGTGTAAGTAACAACCGCTACCCGGGTTGTCTGTTTATCGCCGCCTGCACGTACTACCCCGATCCAGGCCATCCGATCCACCAGCTGGCGGATCAGCAAAAACGGGCGGCGCACGACTTCACCCACGAACTGCTGACAACGCTTGAAGTGGATGATCCGGCAATGGTGGCAAAGCAAATGGAGCTGGTGCTGGAAGGCTGCCTGAGCCGTATGCTGGTAAACCGTAGCCAGGCCGATGTGGATACCGCTCACCGCCTGGCAGAGGACATCCTGCGCTTTGCCCAGTGCCGCATGGGCGGCGCGTTGACGTAA
- a CDS encoding protein-disulfide reductase DsbD: MAQRFLTLILLLCSTSVFAGLFDAPGRSNFIPADQAFVFDFQQNQHDLNLTWQVKEGYYLYRKQVSITPAQASVGALQLPAGEWHEDEFYGKSEIYRQHLSVPVTVQQADKGATLTVTYQGCADAGFCYPPETRIVPLSEVKASAANVAPLPAEVKREGEPASDLPFSALWALLIGIGIAFTPCVLPMYPLISGIVLGGKQRLSTARALLLAFIYVQGMALTYTALGLVVAAAGLQFQAALQHPYVLIGLSVMFILLALSMFGLFTLQLPSSLQTRLTLLSNRQQGGSAGGVFAMGAIAGLICSPCTTAPLSAILLYIAQSGNMWLGGGTLYLYALGMGLPLILVTVFGNRLLPKSGPWMETVKTAFGFVILALPVFLLERIVGDVWGMRLWAMLGVAFFSWAFIVSLGAKSAWMRLVQIVLLAAALVSVRPLQDWAFGTPVAQNQAHLNFIQIKNVDDLNQALAQARGKPVMLDLYADWCVACKEFEKYTFSDPQVQGALNGTVLLQANVTANNAQDKALLKQLNVLGLPTILFFNQQGEEQPGQRVTGFMDAAAFSAHLRDRQP; this comes from the coding sequence ATGGCTCAACGTTTCCTTACGCTGATCCTGCTGCTGTGCAGCACGTCAGTCTTTGCCGGGTTGTTTGACGCGCCCGGCCGTTCGAACTTTATTCCTGCCGATCAGGCATTTGTTTTCGATTTCCAGCAAAACCAGCATGACCTCAACCTCACCTGGCAGGTGAAAGAGGGCTATTACCTGTATCGTAAGCAGGTCAGTATCACACCCGCTCAGGCAAGCGTGGGCGCGCTGCAACTGCCTGCGGGCGAATGGCACGAGGATGAGTTTTACGGCAAAAGCGAGATTTATCGCCAGCACTTAAGCGTGCCCGTAACGGTGCAACAGGCAGACAAAGGCGCTACGCTCACCGTCACTTACCAGGGCTGTGCCGATGCAGGCTTCTGCTATCCCCCAGAAACGAGGATCGTTCCGCTTAGTGAAGTTAAAGCATCTGCCGCCAACGTTGCTCCTCTTCCTGCAGAGGTCAAGCGTGAAGGTGAGCCTGCGTCAGACCTCCCTTTCTCCGCGCTCTGGGCCTTGCTGATTGGTATCGGCATCGCCTTCACGCCATGCGTACTGCCGATGTACCCGTTGATCTCCGGGATAGTGCTGGGCGGAAAACAGCGTCTTAGCACCGCCCGCGCGCTACTGCTTGCCTTTATTTACGTGCAGGGAATGGCGTTAACCTATACGGCACTCGGCCTCGTGGTTGCGGCGGCTGGCTTGCAGTTCCAGGCAGCTCTTCAGCACCCTTATGTCCTTATCGGCCTGTCGGTGATGTTTATCCTGCTGGCCTTGTCGATGTTTGGCCTGTTCACCCTGCAACTGCCGTCTTCCCTGCAAACCCGCTTAACGCTGCTCAGCAACCGCCAACAGGGGGGTTCAGCAGGTGGCGTGTTTGCGATGGGAGCTATCGCCGGGCTGATTTGCTCCCCCTGCACCACTGCTCCGCTTAGCGCGATTCTGCTCTATATCGCCCAGAGCGGTAATATGTGGCTTGGCGGCGGTACGTTGTACCTTTACGCGCTTGGGATGGGTCTACCGCTGATCCTGGTCACGGTATTTGGCAACCGCCTGCTGCCGAAGAGCGGGCCGTGGATGGAGACGGTGAAAACCGCGTTTGGCTTTGTCATTCTGGCGCTGCCGGTCTTCCTGCTGGAGCGTATTGTCGGTGACGTCTGGGGGATGCGCCTGTGGGCGATGCTCGGCGTAGCGTTCTTCTCCTGGGCGTTTATCGTCAGTCTGGGGGCAAAAAGCGCGTGGATGCGTCTGGTACAAATCGTCCTGCTCGCCGCTGCGCTGGTGAGCGTGCGTCCACTTCAGGATTGGGCATTTGGCACGCCAGTGGCTCAGAACCAGGCGCATCTGAATTTCATCCAGATCAAGAACGTGGATGATCTTAACCAGGCTCTGGCCCAGGCGCGCGGCAAACCGGTGATGCTCGATCTCTACGCAGACTGGTGCGTTGCCTGCAAAGAGTTTGAAAAGTACACCTTTAGCGACCCGCAGGTGCAAGGTGCGCTAAACGGGACCGTTCTGCTTCAGGCAAACGTGACCGCCAACAATGCGCAGGATAAAGCCCTGCTGAAGCAACTTAACGTGCTCGGGCTGCCGACCATTCTGTTCTTCAATCAACAGGGTGAAGAACAGCCAGGGCAGCGTGTAACCGGGTTTATGGACGCGGCGGCTTTCAGCGCGCATTTGCGCGATCGCCAACCGTAA
- the cutA gene encoding divalent cation tolerance protein CutA translates to MNTPDAVVVLCTAPDEASAQDLAAKVLAEKLAACVTLLPGATSLYYWEGKLEQEYEVQMLLKTNPANQQALLDCLKSHHPYQTPELLVLPVLHGDNDYLSWLNVSLR, encoded by the coding sequence GTGAACACGCCTGATGCTGTTGTCGTATTGTGTACCGCCCCTGATGAAGCTTCCGCCCAGGATCTCGCCGCCAAAGTATTGGCCGAAAAACTGGCTGCCTGTGTAACCCTCCTCCCCGGAGCGACCTCCCTCTATTACTGGGAAGGCAAACTGGAGCAGGAGTATGAAGTCCAGATGTTGCTCAAAACCAACCCGGCAAACCAGCAGGCGCTTCTTGACTGCCTCAAATCTCATCATCCTTACCAAACTCCGGAACTGCTGGTATTGCCAGTGCTCCACGGTGATAACGATTATCTCTCATGGCTCAACGTTTCCTTACGCTGA
- a CDS encoding anaerobic C4-dicarboxylate transporter: protein MFGAELVIVLLAIYLGARLGGIGIGFAGGLGVLVLTLIFQIKPGAIPFDVIEIIMAVIAAIAAMQVAGGMDYLVSLAERMLRRHPKYITFLAPLVTWFMTILAGTGHTAFSTLPVITEVAKEQGIRPSRPLSIAVVASQIAITASPISAAVVFFAGILEPMGVSYLTLLAICIPVTLIAVMITAVLCNFLGAELKDDPVYQERLAKGEVSLRGSQVFKLKPHAKRSVVLFLIGIVAVMFYATAISDTVGLIQNPVLPRNEAIVVFMLTIATLISITCKIDTSEVLNASTFKSGMSACVCVLGVAWLGDTFVKAHISDIQTVAGDLLHNYPWLLAVVLFFAATLLYSQAATTKALMPAALMLGVTPLTAIASFAAVSALFVLPTYPTLLAAVEMDDTGSTRIGKYVFNHAFLIPGVVAITLCVILGFIIGGVVL from the coding sequence ATGTTTGGAGCAGAACTCGTCATCGTCCTGTTGGCGATTTATTTGGGAGCAAGACTCGGGGGTATCGGCATCGGTTTTGCCGGCGGTCTCGGGGTGCTCGTTCTTACCCTTATCTTTCAGATTAAACCCGGCGCAATCCCGTTTGACGTTATCGAAATCATCATGGCAGTTATTGCCGCTATCGCCGCCATGCAGGTGGCTGGCGGTATGGACTACCTGGTGAGTCTGGCGGAGCGTATGCTGCGCCGTCATCCTAAATACATTACCTTCCTTGCCCCGCTGGTGACCTGGTTCATGACCATTCTCGCCGGTACCGGTCACACTGCCTTTTCCACGCTGCCGGTGATTACCGAAGTGGCGAAAGAACAGGGTATCCGTCCATCTCGCCCGCTCTCTATTGCGGTGGTGGCCTCCCAGATTGCGATTACCGCCTCGCCTATCTCCGCGGCAGTGGTGTTCTTCGCCGGTATCCTGGAACCCATGGGTGTGAGCTATCTGACGCTGCTGGCGATCTGTATTCCGGTAACGTTGATTGCAGTCATGATCACCGCCGTGCTGTGTAACTTCCTCGGCGCTGAACTGAAAGACGATCCGGTTTATCAGGAACGTCTGGCCAAGGGCGAAGTGAGCTTGCGCGGTAGCCAGGTCTTCAAACTGAAGCCGCATGCGAAACGCTCCGTGGTGCTGTTCCTGATCGGTATCGTGGCGGTGATGTTCTACGCGACGGCCATCAGTGACACAGTAGGCCTCATCCAGAACCCGGTTCTGCCGCGTAACGAAGCGATTGTGGTATTCATGCTGACCATCGCAACCCTGATCAGCATCACCTGTAAAATCGATACCAGCGAAGTGCTGAATGCCAGCACCTTTAAATCCGGTATGAGCGCCTGCGTGTGCGTGCTGGGTGTGGCATGGCTCGGTGATACCTTCGTAAAAGCGCACATCAGCGATATCCAGACCGTTGCGGGTGACCTGCTGCACAACTACCCATGGCTGCTGGCGGTGGTACTGTTCTTTGCCGCTACCCTGCTTTATTCTCAGGCTGCCACGACCAAGGCGCTGATGCCTGCGGCTCTGATGCTGGGCGTAACGCCACTGACGGCCATTGCCTCGTTTGCTGCCGTTTCTGCCCTGTTCGTTCTGCCCACTTATCCAACCCTGCTGGCGGCGGTTGAAATGGATGACACCGGTTCAACCCGCATCGGTAAGTATGTGTTTAACCATGCGTTCCTGATCCCGGGTGTGGTCGCGATTACGCTGTGCGTGATCCTCGGCTTTATCATCGGCGGCGTCGTGCTGTAA
- the aspA gene encoding aspartate ammonia-lyase, whose amino-acid sequence MLNNIRIEEDLLGTREVPADAYYGVHTLRAIENFYISNSKISDIPEFVRGMVMVKKAAALANKELQTIPKSAANAIIAACDEVLNNGKCMDQFPVDVYQGGAGTSVNMNTNEVLANIGLELMGHQKGEYQYLNPNDHVNKCQSTNDAYPTGFRIAVYASVVKLVDAINQLGDGFQRKAVEFQDILKMGRTQLQDAVPMTLGQEFHAFNVLLNEETKNLLRTSELLLEVNLGATAIGTRLNTPDGYQQLAVQKLAEVSNLPVVPAEDLIEATSDCGAYVMVHSALKRLAVKLSKICNDLRLLSSGPRAGLNEINLPELQAGSSIMPAKVNPVVPEVVNQVCFKVIGNDTTVTMASEAGQLQLNVMEPVIGQAMFESIHILTNACYNLLEKCINGITANKEVCEGYVYNSIGIVTYLNPFIGHHNGDIVGKICAETGKSVREVVLERGLLTEAELDDIFSAQNLMHPAYKAKRYTDESEQ is encoded by the coding sequence ATGTTAAACAACATTCGTATCGAAGAAGACTTGTTGGGTACCAGGGAAGTTCCAGCGGATGCCTACTACGGTGTCCACACTCTGAGAGCGATTGAAAACTTCTACATCAGCAACAGCAAAATCAGCGACATTCCTGAGTTTGTCCGTGGCATGGTGATGGTGAAGAAAGCGGCAGCGCTGGCAAACAAAGAGCTGCAAACCATTCCTAAAAGCGCGGCAAATGCGATTATCGCGGCCTGCGATGAAGTGCTGAACAACGGCAAATGCATGGACCAGTTCCCGGTTGACGTCTATCAGGGCGGCGCGGGCACCTCCGTCAACATGAACACCAACGAAGTACTGGCAAATATCGGCCTGGAGCTGATGGGCCACCAGAAAGGTGAATACCAGTACCTGAACCCGAACGATCACGTCAACAAATGTCAGTCCACTAACGACGCCTACCCAACCGGCTTCCGCATCGCGGTTTATGCCTCCGTTGTGAAACTGGTCGACGCCATCAACCAGCTGGGCGACGGTTTCCAGCGCAAAGCGGTTGAGTTCCAGGACATTCTGAAAATGGGGCGAACCCAGCTGCAGGACGCGGTACCAATGACCCTCGGTCAGGAATTCCACGCGTTTAACGTGCTGCTGAATGAAGAAACCAAAAACCTGCTGCGCACTTCCGAGCTGCTGCTGGAAGTGAACCTGGGTGCCACCGCCATCGGTACGCGTCTGAACACCCCGGATGGCTATCAGCAGCTGGCGGTTCAGAAACTGGCTGAAGTCTCTAACCTGCCGGTCGTACCTGCAGAAGATCTGATTGAAGCCACCTCCGACTGCGGCGCCTACGTCATGGTACACAGCGCCCTGAAACGTCTGGCGGTGAAACTGTCCAAAATCTGTAATGACCTGCGCCTGCTCTCTTCCGGCCCACGCGCTGGCCTGAACGAAATCAACCTGCCAGAACTGCAGGCCGGTTCGTCCATCATGCCAGCGAAAGTGAACCCGGTAGTGCCAGAAGTGGTGAACCAGGTTTGCTTCAAGGTTATTGGTAACGATACGACCGTAACCATGGCCTCTGAAGCCGGTCAGCTGCAGCTGAACGTCATGGAGCCCGTGATTGGCCAGGCGATGTTCGAATCTATCCATATCCTGACTAACGCCTGCTATAACCTGCTGGAAAAATGCATCAACGGCATTACCGCGAATAAAGAAGTCTGCGAAGGTTACGTGTACAACTCCATCGGGATCGTCACCTACCTTAACCCGTTCATCGGCCACCATAACGGCGACATCGTCGGTAAGATTTGCGCCGAAACCGGTAAGAGCGTGCGTGAAGTCGTACTGGAGCGCGGACTGTTGACCGAAGCCGAGCTGGACGATATCTTCTCCGCCCAGAACCTGATGCACCCGGCATATAAAGCGAAACGATACACCGATGAAAGCGAACAGTAA
- a CDS encoding FxsA family protein, translated as MRWIPFIAFFLYVYIEISIFIQVAHVLGVLLTLILVIFTSVIGMSLVRNQGFKNFLLMQQKMAAGESPAAEMIKSVSLIIAGLLLILPGFFTDFLGLLLLLPPVQKHLTMKLLPHLRFSRMPGGGFSTGPGDTFEGEYQRKDDQHDRLDHKDDR; from the coding sequence GTGCGCTGGATACCGTTTATTGCTTTCTTTCTCTATGTTTACATTGAGATTTCGATTTTTATCCAGGTCGCCCATGTGCTGGGCGTCCTGCTGACGCTGATTCTGGTGATTTTCACCTCCGTCATCGGCATGTCGCTGGTGCGTAATCAGGGTTTCAAAAATTTCCTGTTAATGCAGCAGAAGATGGCCGCAGGCGAGAGCCCGGCGGCCGAGATGATCAAAAGCGTATCGCTGATTATTGCCGGTCTGCTGCTGATCCTGCCGGGCTTCTTCACCGACTTCCTCGGTCTGCTGCTGCTGTTGCCGCCGGTGCAAAAACACCTGACTATGAAGCTGCTGCCGCATCTGCGCTTTAGCCGGATGCCGGGTGGCGGGTTCAGCACCGGCCCGGGTGATACGTTTGAAGGGGAATACCAGCGTAAGGATGACCAACACGACCGTTTGGATCATAAAGACGATCGGTAA